In Streptomyces sp. SID8374, one genomic interval encodes:
- a CDS encoding aldehyde dehydrogenase family protein produces MKAHDQMYIGGAWRPAVGQDTIAVVNPADEQLIAHVPAGTAEDVDAAVKAARAAFPGWAATPPAERAARLSALSDALAARKDELAETITAELGSPLPLSQMVHAAVPVMVAASYAELAASYAFEERIGNSTVLLEPVGVVGAITPWNYPLHQIVAKVAPALAAGCTVVLKPAEDTPLTAQLFAEATEAAGLPPGVFNLVTGLGPVAGQALAEHEGVDLVSFTGSTAVGKQIGATAGAAIKRVALELGGKSANVILPGADLAKAVNVGIANVMTNSGQTCSAWTRMLVDAERYDEAVELAAQAVLKYAPGGRVGPLVNAKQQARVSGYIRKGMEEGARLIAGGPDAPLEAGYYISPTVFADVTPDMTIAQEEIFGPVVSILRYEDVDDALRIANDTVYGLAGAVWAADDEEAVAFARRMDTGQVDINGGRFNPLAPFGGYKQSGVGRELGPHGLAEYLQTKSLQF; encoded by the coding sequence ATGAAGGCCCATGACCAGATGTACATCGGCGGCGCGTGGCGGCCCGCCGTCGGCCAAGACACGATCGCGGTCGTGAACCCGGCCGACGAGCAGCTGATCGCCCATGTACCGGCGGGCACGGCCGAGGACGTCGACGCGGCGGTGAAGGCCGCGCGCGCCGCGTTCCCCGGCTGGGCCGCCACCCCGCCCGCCGAGCGCGCCGCCCGCCTCTCCGCGCTGAGCGACGCGCTGGCGGCCCGCAAGGACGAGCTGGCCGAGACGATCACCGCCGAGCTGGGCTCGCCGCTGCCGCTCTCGCAGATGGTCCACGCCGCCGTGCCGGTCATGGTCGCCGCCTCGTACGCCGAACTGGCCGCGTCCTACGCCTTCGAGGAGAGGATCGGCAACTCCACCGTCCTGCTGGAGCCGGTCGGCGTCGTCGGCGCGATCACCCCCTGGAACTACCCGCTCCACCAGATCGTCGCCAAGGTCGCCCCCGCCCTCGCCGCCGGCTGCACGGTCGTCCTCAAGCCGGCCGAGGACACCCCGCTCACCGCCCAGCTCTTCGCCGAGGCCACCGAGGCGGCGGGCCTGCCGCCCGGGGTCTTCAACCTGGTCACCGGCCTCGGCCCGGTAGCCGGACAGGCGCTCGCCGAGCACGAGGGCGTCGACCTCGTCTCGTTCACCGGATCGACCGCCGTCGGCAAGCAGATCGGTGCCACGGCCGGGGCCGCGATCAAGCGCGTCGCCCTCGAACTCGGCGGCAAGTCCGCCAACGTGATCCTCCCGGGCGCCGACCTCGCCAAGGCGGTCAACGTCGGCATCGCCAATGTGATGACCAACTCCGGGCAGACGTGCAGCGCCTGGACCCGGATGCTGGTCGACGCCGAGCGGTACGACGAGGCCGTGGAGCTGGCCGCGCAGGCCGTGCTCAAGTACGCGCCCGGCGGGCGGGTCGGCCCGCTCGTCAACGCCAAGCAGCAGGCCCGGGTGAGCGGTTACATCCGCAAGGGCATGGAGGAGGGCGCCCGGCTGATCGCGGGCGGCCCCGACGCGCCCCTGGAGGCCGGCTACTACATCAGCCCCACCGTCTTCGCCGACGTCACCCCGGACATGACCATCGCCCAGGAGGAGATCTTCGGCCCGGTGGTCTCGATCCTCCGCTACGAGGACGTGGACGACGCCCTCCGTATCGCCAACGACACCGTCTACGGGCTCGCGGGAGCCGTATGGGCGGCCGACGACGAGGAGGCGGTGGCCTTCGCCCGCCGGATGGACACCGGACAGGTCGACATCAACGGCGGCCGGTTCAACCCGCTGGCCCCCTTCGGCGGTTACAAGCAGTCGGGCGTGGGGCGCGAGCTGGGGCCGCACGGTCTGGCGGAGTACCTCCAGACCAAGTCGCTCCAGTTCTGA
- a CDS encoding citrate:proton symporter — protein sequence MLTILGFAMIATFLVLIMTKKMSPIAALVLIPALFCVAVGQGAKLGDYVIDGVGNLAPTAAMLMFAIVYFGVMIDVGLFDPVVRAILRFCKADPMRIVVGTAVLAAIVSLDGDGSTTFMITVSAMYPLYKRLKMSLVVMTGVAATANGVMNTLPWGGPTARAATALKLDASEIFVPMIPALAVGLLAVFLLSYVLGLRERKRLGMLTLDEALVREPETVLAGAGGGTGGEDLLRKGPATSGTGSADLTDDEDEDEFQGLDPNRSTLRPKLYWFNAGLTVALLTAMIMDLMPIPVLFLLGAALALTVNFPHMPDQRARIAAHADNVLNVSGMVFAAAVFTGVLTGTGMVENMADWVVGAVPDAMGPHMAIVTGLLSLPLTYFMSNDGFYFGVVPVLAEAGAAHGVSPLEIARASLAGQALHMSSPLVPAVYVLVGMAKVEFGDHTRFTVKWAVLTSLVVLGAGILFGTI from the coding sequence ATGCTGACAATCCTCGGCTTCGCCATGATCGCGACCTTCCTGGTCCTGATCATGACGAAGAAGATGTCGCCGATCGCGGCGCTGGTACTGATCCCCGCACTCTTCTGTGTCGCCGTCGGGCAGGGAGCGAAGCTCGGCGACTACGTCATCGACGGCGTCGGCAACCTGGCGCCGACCGCCGCCATGCTGATGTTCGCCATCGTCTACTTCGGCGTGATGATCGACGTCGGCCTCTTCGACCCGGTCGTCCGGGCCATCCTGCGGTTCTGCAAGGCGGACCCGATGCGGATCGTCGTCGGTACGGCGGTGCTCGCCGCGATCGTCTCGCTGGACGGTGACGGCTCCACCACCTTCATGATCACCGTCTCGGCGATGTATCCGCTCTACAAACGGCTCAAGATGAGCCTGGTCGTCATGACCGGTGTGGCGGCCACGGCGAACGGCGTCATGAACACCCTGCCCTGGGGCGGCCCCACGGCCCGCGCCGCGACCGCGCTCAAGCTGGACGCCTCCGAGATCTTCGTCCCCATGATCCCGGCGCTGGCCGTCGGACTGCTCGCCGTCTTCCTCCTCTCGTACGTGCTGGGTCTGCGCGAGCGCAAGCGCCTGGGCATGCTCACGCTGGACGAGGCGCTGGTACGGGAGCCGGAGACCGTCCTCGCGGGGGCGGGCGGCGGTACGGGCGGCGAGGACCTGCTGCGCAAGGGCCCCGCCACCTCGGGGACCGGCTCGGCGGATCTCACGGATGACGAGGACGAGGACGAGTTCCAGGGCCTCGACCCGAACCGGTCCACGCTGCGGCCCAAGCTCTACTGGTTCAACGCCGGTCTCACCGTGGCCCTGCTGACCGCCATGATCATGGACCTGATGCCGATCCCGGTCCTCTTCCTCCTCGGCGCCGCCCTCGCCCTCACCGTCAACTTCCCCCACATGCCCGACCAGCGGGCCCGGATCGCCGCCCACGCCGACAACGTCCTCAACGTCTCCGGCATGGTCTTCGCCGCCGCCGTCTTCACCGGCGTCCTCACCGGCACGGGTATGGTCGAGAACATGGCCGACTGGGTGGTCGGGGCCGTCCCCGACGCGATGGGCCCGCACATGGCCATCGTCACCGGGCTGCTCAGCCTGCCGCTCACCTACTTCATGTCCAACGACGGCTTCTACTTCGGTGTCGTCCCCGTCCTCGCCGAGGCCGGTGCCGCCCACGGCGTCTCGCCGCTGGAGATCGCCCGCGCCTCCCTGGCCGGCCAGGCGCTGCACATGTCCTCGCCGCTGGTCCCGGCCGTGTACGTCCTGGTCGGCATGGCGAAGGTGGAGTTCGGCGACCACACCCGGTTCACCGTCAAGTGGGCGGTGCTGACGTCGCTGGTGGTGCTGGGGGCGGGCATCCTGTTCGGCACGATCTGA
- a CDS encoding molybdopterin-dependent oxidoreductase, whose product MSHASRTAPRICPLCEATCGLTLTIEGTTVTGARGDRDDIFSRGFICPKGASFGGLDADPDRLRVPLVRGGDGELREAAWSEAFDRIAARIPALVEAHGPQAVGVVLGNPNVHTMAGALYPPLLLAALRTRNVFTASTLDQMPKHVSSGLLFGDANAIPVPDLDRTDHLLLIGANPLESNGSLCTAPDFPGRLRALRRRGGTLTVIDPRRTRTARLADRHVAIRPGADALLLAAMAHVLFEEKLTDPGPLADHLEGTDELAAALADFTPDAVAAACDVEAATITALARELAAAPTAAVYGRIGSCTVEHGTLASWLVDVLNILTGNLDRPGGALFPLSATARGPRPAAPGKGFALGRWASRVSGHPEAKGELPTAALAEEIETPGEGRIRALVVLAANPVLSAPDGDRLDAALSGHLDFMVSVDPYLNETSRHADVVLPPPPPSQSAHFDFAFNSFAVHNQVRYTPAPVPLEDGRMDESEIHARLILAVSGMHGAPPSAVDDLAITTAITKAGAPKELADELTGRTGPERRLDLMLRLGPYGLTLEQLLAHPHGIDLGLLKPRVPEILRTRSGRIELLPAPIAADLPRLRRALGDRPAPLVLVGRRHLRSNNSWMHNVGSLSGGSNVCTLQIHPDDAARLGLADGATVRIESAGGGIEAPAEITDTVRSGVVSLPHGWGHSRPGTRMAVAAAHPGANVNQLLDGTLLDPLSGTAVLNAIPVTVTPSP is encoded by the coding sequence ATGTCCCACGCATCCCGTACCGCACCGCGTATCTGCCCCCTCTGCGAGGCCACCTGCGGCCTCACCCTCACCATCGAGGGAACCACCGTCACCGGAGCGCGCGGCGACCGCGACGACATCTTCAGCCGGGGGTTCATCTGCCCCAAGGGGGCGTCCTTCGGCGGCCTGGACGCCGACCCCGACCGGCTGCGCGTCCCGCTCGTGAGGGGCGGGGACGGGGAGCTGCGGGAGGCGGCCTGGAGCGAGGCGTTCGACCGTATCGCCGCCCGCATACCCGCCCTGGTCGAGGCCCACGGCCCGCAGGCCGTCGGGGTGGTCCTCGGCAACCCCAACGTCCACACCATGGCGGGCGCCCTCTACCCGCCCCTGCTCCTCGCCGCCCTGCGCACCCGCAACGTCTTCACGGCGAGCACCCTGGACCAGATGCCCAAGCACGTCTCCAGCGGGCTGCTCTTCGGTGACGCCAACGCCATCCCCGTACCGGATCTCGACCGCACCGACCACCTCCTCCTGATCGGCGCCAACCCGCTGGAGTCCAACGGCAGCCTCTGTACGGCCCCCGACTTCCCCGGCCGCCTCCGGGCGCTGCGCAGGCGCGGCGGCACCCTCACCGTCATCGACCCGCGCCGCACCCGGACCGCCCGCCTCGCCGACCGGCATGTGGCGATCCGGCCGGGGGCCGACGCCCTGCTGCTCGCCGCGATGGCCCATGTCTTGTTCGAGGAGAAGCTCACCGACCCCGGCCCGCTCGCCGACCACCTGGAGGGGACGGACGAACTCGCCGCCGCCCTCGCCGACTTCACCCCGGACGCGGTCGCTGCCGCCTGCGATGTGGAGGCGGCCACCATCACCGCCCTCGCCCGGGAACTGGCCGCCGCGCCGACCGCCGCCGTCTACGGGCGGATCGGCAGCTGCACCGTGGAGCACGGCACCCTCGCCAGCTGGCTGGTGGACGTCCTCAACATCCTCACCGGCAACCTCGACCGCCCCGGCGGCGCGCTGTTCCCCCTTTCGGCGACGGCCCGGGGACCCCGACCCGCCGCCCCCGGCAAGGGCTTCGCCCTGGGCCGCTGGGCTTCCCGGGTCTCCGGCCACCCCGAGGCCAAGGGCGAACTGCCCACCGCTGCCCTGGCCGAGGAGATCGAGACCCCGGGGGAGGGCCGCATCCGGGCCCTGGTCGTGCTCGCCGCCAACCCCGTCCTCTCCGCGCCCGACGGCGACCGGCTGGACGCGGCGCTCTCCGGCCACCTCGACTTCATGGTCAGCGTCGACCCGTACCTCAACGAGACCTCCCGCCACGCGGATGTCGTGCTGCCCCCGCCGCCGCCCTCGCAGAGCGCCCACTTCGACTTCGCGTTCAACTCCTTCGCCGTGCACAACCAGGTCCGCTATACCCCGGCCCCCGTCCCCCTGGAGGACGGGCGGATGGACGAGAGCGAGATCCACGCCCGGCTGATCCTCGCGGTGAGCGGGATGCACGGCGCCCCGCCCTCCGCCGTCGACGACCTCGCCATCACCACCGCGATCACCAAGGCGGGCGCCCCCAAGGAGCTGGCCGACGAACTCACCGGCCGCACCGGCCCCGAACGCCGCCTCGACCTGATGCTGCGGCTCGGCCCGTACGGTCTGACGCTGGAGCAGCTCCTCGCCCACCCGCACGGCATCGATCTTGGTTTGTTGAAGCCGCGCGTCCCGGAGATCCTGCGCACCCGCTCCGGCCGCATCGAACTGCTCCCCGCTCCGATCGCCGCAGACCTGCCCCGCCTGCGCCGGGCGCTGGGGGACCGGCCCGCCCCGCTCGTCCTCGTCGGCCGCCGCCATCTGCGGTCCAACAACAGCTGGATGCACAACGTCGGTTCGCTCAGCGGCGGGTCCAACGTCTGCACCCTCCAGATCCACCCCGACGACGCGGCCCGGCTCGGACTGGCGGACGGGGCCACCGTACGGATCGAGTCGGCGGGCGGCGGGATCGAGGCCCCTGCCGAGATCACGGACACCGTACGCAGCGGGGTGGTGAGCCTCCCGCACGGCTGGGGCCACAGCCGCCCCGGGACCCGCATGGCGGTCGCCGCCGCCCACCCCGGCGCGAACGTGAACCAGCTCCTGGACGGCACCCTCCTGGACCCGCTCTCCGGCACCGCCGTGCTGAACGCGATTCCGGTGACCGTGACCCCGTCTCCGTAA
- a CDS encoding MFS transporter yields MTPASRPGPGRGWLLRLVIAFAFAQGAVSMARPAVSYRALALGADETAVGVIAGVYALLPLFAAVPLGRRTDHGRCAPLLPVGVVLISGGCALSGAVSSLPAMAAWSGVMGLGHLCFVIGAQSIVARQSAPAEQDRNFGHFTIGASLGQLGGPIAAGALISGESGALGRTSALALLVSAGVCAVALTSLWRIEHRRTPGAGPATKAGAAKVPVTRILGARGVPAGIFISMAVLSSTDILTAYLPVVGEHRGIAPATVGLLLSLRAAATIACRLVMTPMLRLLGRTALLTTSCLLAGLLCTGMALPVPVPVLAVMLAALGFCLGVGQPLSMTTVVQAAPAEARSTALALRLTGNRLGQAGAPAAAGLIAGTAGAAAPFALLGALLLAAAGLGLRSGRAAGASSVRPESAPVRPPEPTPVPPAPDAVRPPEPTPVPPAPDAVRERSAPRADRHRS; encoded by the coding sequence ATGACACCCGCATCGCGACCCGGGCCCGGGAGGGGCTGGCTGCTGCGTCTCGTCATCGCCTTCGCCTTCGCGCAGGGGGCGGTGTCGATGGCGCGGCCCGCCGTCTCCTACCGGGCCCTCGCGCTGGGAGCGGACGAAACGGCGGTCGGTGTCATCGCCGGTGTCTACGCCCTGCTGCCGCTGTTCGCCGCCGTCCCGCTCGGCCGCCGCACGGACCACGGCCGGTGCGCGCCCCTGCTGCCGGTCGGCGTGGTGCTGATCTCCGGCGGCTGCGCGCTCAGCGGTGCGGTCTCCTCACTGCCCGCGATGGCCGCGTGGAGCGGGGTGATGGGCCTCGGCCACCTGTGCTTCGTGATCGGCGCCCAGTCGATCGTGGCCCGGCAGTCCGCCCCGGCCGAACAGGACCGCAACTTCGGCCACTTCACCATCGGCGCCTCGCTCGGCCAGCTGGGCGGCCCGATCGCCGCCGGAGCGCTGATCTCCGGCGAGAGCGGTGCTCTGGGGCGTACGAGCGCACTCGCGCTCCTCGTCTCGGCGGGGGTCTGCGCGGTCGCGCTCACCTCGCTGTGGCGCATCGAGCACCGGCGTACGCCCGGCGCCGGGCCCGCCACGAAGGCGGGGGCGGCCAAGGTCCCGGTCACCAGGATCCTCGGGGCGCGGGGCGTCCCGGCCGGGATCTTCATCAGCATGGCGGTCCTGTCCTCGACCGACATCCTCACCGCCTACCTGCCGGTGGTCGGCGAGCACCGGGGGATCGCCCCCGCCACGGTCGGGCTGCTGCTCAGCCTGCGGGCCGCCGCCACCATCGCCTGCCGTCTGGTGATGACCCCGATGCTGCGGCTCCTCGGCCGGACGGCCCTGCTGACCACCAGCTGCCTGCTGGCCGGCCTGCTCTGTACGGGAATGGCCCTCCCGGTCCCCGTACCGGTGCTCGCCGTCATGCTGGCCGCCCTCGGCTTCTGCCTCGGCGTCGGCCAGCCGCTGTCGATGACCACGGTGGTCCAGGCCGCGCCCGCCGAGGCCCGGTCCACGGCCCTGGCCCTGCGGCTGACCGGCAACCGGCTGGGCCAGGCCGGCGCGCCCGCCGCTGCGGGCCTGATCGCGGGTACGGCGGGGGCGGCGGCCCCGTTCGCGCTGCTCGGCGCGTTGCTGCTGGCGGCGGCGGGGCTGGGTTTGCGCAGCGGACGGGCGGCGGGGGCGTCCTCCGTACGACCGGAGTCCGCGCCCGTACGACCGCCGGAGCCCACGCCCGTACCACCTGCGCCGGACGCCGTACGACCGCCGGAGCCCACGCCCGTACCGCCTGCGCCGGACGCCGTACGTGAGCGGAGCGCGCCCCGGGCCGACCGGCACCGCTCCTGA
- a CDS encoding ABC transporter ATP-binding protein, with the protein MTRAISLHHVSKSYGRDRRAVDRFTLSIDPGEFVVLLGPSGCGKSTVLRMIAGLEEISEGELLLDGEFSNHIPPRERGMAMVFQNFALYPSMTNRANIGFPLKLENPREDNSARIEATARMLGIDHVLDRYPAQLSGGERQRVAMGRAISRRPSVFLMDEPLSNLDAKLRNHLRAEIALLTKELGVTTVYVTHDQAEAMSLGDRVAVMRGGVLQQVSPPREVYALPENVFVAAFIGTPRINLLQAVVHAPLEGRMSIDLGRQRLALPEPLSPDHQLLRIQQGRRIIVGLRSEAVRIAPPSHARPGEVALSGIVEHVEYQGHEALVHLNTGSRPAVVPDLESAQPRAVPRRRRAAAGRSRGSTPGALGVLDRLKGRAGARVGGPVVTLDDPAPDPTALRTPDRPSVISGDLVVRTGPDMRLRTGGQVPLLVDPAHLYVFDHYGRRICPLPQDVPGLDS; encoded by the coding sequence ATGACGCGCGCCATCTCCCTGCACCACGTCAGCAAGAGCTACGGCCGGGACCGGCGGGCCGTCGACCGGTTCACGCTCTCCATCGACCCCGGCGAGTTCGTCGTGCTGCTCGGTCCGTCCGGCTGCGGCAAGTCGACCGTGCTGCGCATGATCGCGGGGCTTGAGGAGATCAGCGAGGGCGAGCTGCTCCTCGACGGCGAGTTCTCCAACCACATCCCGCCGCGCGAACGCGGGATGGCGATGGTGTTCCAGAACTTCGCGCTGTACCCGAGCATGACCAACCGCGCCAACATCGGCTTCCCGCTGAAGCTGGAGAACCCGCGCGAGGACAACAGCGCGCGGATCGAGGCCACCGCCCGGATGCTCGGCATCGACCACGTACTCGACCGCTACCCGGCCCAGCTCTCCGGCGGCGAGCGCCAGCGCGTGGCGATGGGCCGCGCGATCTCCCGCAGGCCCTCCGTCTTCCTGATGGACGAGCCGCTCTCCAACCTGGACGCCAAGCTCCGCAACCATCTGCGCGCCGAGATCGCCCTGCTCACCAAGGAACTCGGCGTCACGACCGTGTATGTGACGCATGATCAGGCAGAGGCCATGTCGCTGGGCGATCGGGTGGCCGTGATGCGCGGCGGGGTCCTGCAACAGGTCAGCCCGCCCCGCGAGGTCTACGCGCTGCCCGAGAACGTCTTCGTGGCCGCGTTCATCGGCACCCCGCGGATCAACCTCCTCCAGGCCGTCGTGCACGCCCCGTTGGAGGGGCGGATGTCCATCGACCTGGGCCGCCAGCGGCTCGCCCTGCCCGAACCCCTCAGCCCGGACCACCAGTTGCTCCGCATCCAGCAGGGCCGCCGGATCATCGTGGGGCTGCGCTCGGAGGCGGTCCGGATCGCCCCGCCCAGCCATGCCCGCCCCGGCGAGGTGGCGCTCAGCGGGATCGTGGAGCACGTCGAGTACCAGGGGCACGAGGCGCTGGTCCACCTCAACACCGGTTCGCGGCCCGCCGTCGTCCCGGACCTCGAATCGGCCCAGCCGCGCGCCGTGCCCCGCCGCCGCAGGGCCGCGGCGGGCCGTTCCCGAGGCAGTACACCAGGCGCCCTCGGTGTCCTGGACCGGCTGAAGGGGCGGGCCGGGGCGCGGGTCGGCGGCCCGGTCGTCACCCTCGACGACCCCGCCCCGGACCCGACGGCGCTCCGCACCCCCGACCGGCCCTCCGTCATCTCCGGCGACCTGGTGGTCCGCACCGGCCCCGACATGCGGCTGCGGACCGGCGGCCAGGTGCCGCTGCTGGTGGACCCGGCCCACCTGTACGTCTTCGACCACTACGGCCGCCGCATCTGCCCGCTGCCGCAGGACGTGCCCGGACTGGACAGCTGA
- a CDS encoding DMT family transporter, protein MTTTPAAPATPARSWRATAAACTTVVLWASAFVSIRSAGEVYSPGALALGRLLAGSLVLGAILLVRREGLPGRGAWRGIITSGVLWFGLYMVALNWGEQEVDAGTAAMLVNIGPILMALMGARMLGEGLPRRLLLGMGISFSGAVVVGLAMSGHGSSSVLGVALCLLAAVVYALGVVSQKPALAYGSSLQINTFGCLIGAVACLPFTGVLISEAADAPMSATLNMIYLGVFPTALAFTTWGYALARTTAGRMGATTYAVPAIVVLMAWLLLDEVPTPLGVLGGLLCLAGVAVSRSRQQTGPTRGNPAGPVEGNRHDAEYRGARRP, encoded by the coding sequence ATGACGACCACCCCCGCCGCCCCGGCCACCCCCGCCCGATCCTGGCGGGCCACCGCCGCCGCCTGTACCACTGTGGTCCTGTGGGCCTCCGCGTTCGTCTCCATCCGCAGTGCGGGCGAGGTCTACTCCCCCGGCGCCCTGGCCCTCGGGCGGCTGCTGGCGGGCTCCCTGGTGCTCGGGGCGATCCTCCTCGTACGCCGCGAAGGGCTGCCGGGGCGCGGCGCCTGGCGCGGGATCATCACGTCCGGGGTGCTGTGGTTCGGGCTGTACATGGTGGCGCTCAACTGGGGCGAGCAGGAGGTCGACGCCGGGACGGCGGCGATGCTCGTGAACATCGGGCCGATCCTGATGGCCCTGATGGGCGCCCGGATGCTCGGCGAGGGGCTGCCCCGCCGCCTGCTGCTGGGCATGGGCATCTCGTTCTCCGGCGCGGTCGTCGTCGGCCTCGCCATGTCCGGCCACGGCAGCTCGTCCGTGCTGGGCGTGGCGCTCTGCCTGCTGGCCGCCGTGGTGTACGCGCTGGGCGTGGTGAGCCAGAAGCCGGCGCTCGCGTACGGCTCCTCGCTCCAGATCAACACCTTCGGCTGCCTGATCGGCGCCGTCGCCTGCCTGCCGTTCACCGGGGTGCTGATCTCCGAGGCGGCCGACGCCCCGATGTCCGCCACGCTGAACATGATCTACCTGGGCGTCTTCCCGACCGCGCTGGCCTTCACCACCTGGGGCTACGCGCTGGCCCGCACCACGGCGGGCCGGATGGGCGCCACCACGTACGCGGTCCCGGCGATCGTGGTGCTCATGGCGTGGCTGCTCCTGGACGAGGTGCCGACCCCGCTCGGCGTTCTCGGCGGGCTGCTCTGCCTGGCAGGGGTGGCGGTCTCCCGGAGCCGTCAGCAGACTGGCCCCACACGTGGAAATCCGGCTGGGCCGGTGGAGGGAAACCGTCATGACGCGGAGTACCGGGGCGCACGGCGACCGTAA
- a CDS encoding Zn-dependent alcohol dehydrogenase translates to MVRAAVLPAVGAPLEITDIVLPEPGPGQVRIALAAAGVCHSDLSLSNGTMRVPVPAVLGHEGAGTVLAVGEGVAHVAPGDGVVLNWAPSCGACFHCGIGEVWLCADALKGTANLHARTAEGTELHPGLNVAAFAEETVVAANCVLPAPDGIPLTDAALLGCAVLTGYGAIHHSARVREGESVVVFGIGGVGLAVLQAARIAGASRIIAVDVSPAKEELARQAGATDYVIASATTPREIRKLTGGQGTDVAVECVGRPATIRAAWESTRRGGRTTVVGIGGKDQEVTFNALEIFHWGRSLTGCVYGNSDPARDLPALADHIRAGRFDLSMMVTERIALAGIPAAFDNMIAGKGGRALVVF, encoded by the coding sequence GTGGTCCGCGCCGCCGTACTGCCCGCCGTCGGAGCTCCGTTGGAGATCACCGACATCGTCCTGCCGGAGCCCGGCCCCGGCCAGGTGCGCATCGCCCTCGCCGCGGCGGGGGTCTGCCACTCCGACCTGTCCCTGTCCAACGGCACCATGCGCGTGCCGGTGCCCGCCGTCCTCGGCCACGAGGGCGCCGGTACGGTCCTGGCGGTCGGCGAGGGCGTCGCCCATGTCGCCCCGGGCGACGGTGTCGTCCTCAACTGGGCGCCCTCCTGCGGCGCTTGCTTCCACTGCGGGATCGGCGAGGTCTGGCTCTGCGCCGACGCGCTGAAGGGGACCGCCAACCTCCACGCCCGTACGGCCGAGGGCACCGAACTCCACCCCGGCCTCAACGTGGCCGCCTTCGCGGAGGAGACCGTCGTCGCCGCGAACTGCGTGCTCCCGGCCCCCGACGGCATCCCGCTCACCGACGCCGCCCTCCTCGGCTGCGCGGTCCTCACCGGCTACGGGGCGATCCACCACAGCGCCCGGGTCCGCGAGGGCGAGAGCGTGGTCGTCTTCGGGATCGGCGGCGTCGGCCTCGCCGTGCTCCAGGCCGCCCGGATCGCGGGCGCCTCCCGGATCATCGCGGTCGACGTCTCCCCGGCCAAGGAGGAGCTGGCCCGGCAAGCCGGGGCGACGGACTACGTCATCGCCTCCGCCACCACCCCGCGCGAGATCCGCAAGCTCACCGGCGGCCAGGGCACGGACGTGGCGGTGGAGTGCGTCGGCCGGCCCGCGACCATCCGGGCCGCCTGGGAGTCCACCCGGCGCGGCGGGCGTACGACGGTCGTGGGGATCGGCGGCAAGGACCAGGAAGTCACCTTCAACGCCCTGGAGATCTTCCACTGGGGCCGGTCCCTCACGGGCTGCGTCTACGGCAACAGCGACCCGGCCCGCGACCTGCCCGCCCTGGCCGACCACATCCGGGCGGGCCGGTTCGACCTGTCGATGATGGTCACCGAACGCATCGCGCTGGCAGGCATCCCGGCCGCCTTCGACAACATGATCGCGGGCAAGGGCGGCCGCGCGCTGGTGGTGTTCTAG
- the ppk2 gene encoding polyphosphate kinase 2, translating to MTRSTGAHGDRNGRNGAKKRTAREEAARAARYGGPYLDGFRVADSGDDDPVLVEPDGHARDAWREDYPYAHKLRRRDYEKTKRALQIELLKLQHWVKERDERLVILFEGRDAAGKGGTIKRFTEHLNPRGARVVALEKPTERERTQWYFQRYVAHLPSAGEIVLFDRSWYNRAGVERVMGFCTTREYLEFMHQAPGFERMLARDGIHLVKFWFSVSRNEQRNRFMIRQIDPVRRWKLSPVDLASLDKWDEYTEAKELMLFHTDTADAPWTVVKSNDKKRARLEAMRHVLDRFDYPGKDPEVVGVPDPLIVGPASRLFEEGEMDARLLGPVASTSRTTNTP from the coding sequence ATGACGCGGAGTACCGGGGCGCACGGCGACCGTAACGGTCGCAACGGGGCGAAGAAGAGGACCGCCCGCGAGGAGGCCGCACGGGCGGCCCGCTACGGCGGGCCGTACCTCGACGGCTTCCGCGTGGCCGACAGCGGTGACGACGACCCGGTCCTGGTGGAGCCGGACGGCCATGCCCGGGACGCGTGGCGGGAGGACTACCCGTACGCGCACAAGCTCCGGCGCCGCGACTACGAGAAGACCAAGCGCGCCTTGCAGATCGAGTTGCTGAAGCTCCAGCACTGGGTGAAGGAGCGCGACGAGCGGCTGGTGATCCTCTTCGAGGGGCGGGACGCGGCGGGCAAGGGCGGCACGATCAAGCGGTTCACCGAGCATCTGAATCCGCGTGGTGCCCGCGTAGTCGCCCTGGAGAAGCCCACCGAACGTGAGCGGACCCAGTGGTACTTCCAGCGGTACGTGGCGCATCTGCCGAGCGCCGGGGAGATCGTCCTGTTCGACCGCTCCTGGTACAACCGGGCCGGGGTGGAGCGGGTGATGGGGTTCTGCACGACCCGCGAGTACCTGGAGTTCATGCACCAGGCGCCCGGCTTCGAGCGGATGCTCGCCCGGGACGGCATCCACCTGGTGAAGTTCTGGTTCTCCGTCTCGCGCAACGAGCAGCGCAACCGGTTCATGATCCGGCAGATCGACCCCGTACGACGGTGGAAGCTGAGCCCTGTCGACCTGGCCTCGCTGGACAAGTGGGACGAGTACACGGAGGCCAAGGAGCTGATGCTCTTCCACACCGACACGGCCGATGCTCCGTGGACGGTGGTGAAGAGCAACGACAAGAAGCGGGCCCGGCTGGAGGCGATGCGGCACGTGCTGGACCGCTTCGACTACCCGGGCAAGGACCCGGAGGTGGTCGGGGTGCCGGACCCGCTGATCGTGGGCCCGGCCTCCCGGCTGTTCGAGGAGGGCGAGATGGACGCCCGGCTGCTGGGGCCGGTCGCCTCGACCTCCCGGACGACGAACACCCCCTAG